The nucleotide window TCCCATCGCGCCTTCCAAAGCGGTTGCCAAGCTCTATGAGTTGCGCAATATCCAATTTCAGGAAGAGTTGGTGGTGGAATTTATCCGCGCCATCGGGTTGTATCCAACGGGCACTTTAGTGGAATTGAGCACAGGCGAGGTGGCCGTTGTCGTTGAGCAGAATTTTGAGCGCCGCTTGAAGCCCAAAGTAATAGTTGTATTGGATGCCTACAAACAGGCGCTAAGCGAATACTTGCTGCTGGACTTATCCGAGGATGATAAGCGCAAACAAGAACTGCTCGATTCCGGCAAAAAATCGCGCTATGAAATTGAAAAAATCGAAATTGCCCGCGATCTTGAACCCGGCAGTTACGATGTTGATATCGCCAGCATTCGCGATCACTATTTAATGAAAAATGAAAAGAAAGGCTTAATGGCGTTGCTGAGCCGTTTAACCACGCGTGGTTAAATTACGCCGTTTTGGTTTTCGGTTGTCCTGTCTCATTTGTACCTCGTCTGTGTGCAACCTCCGTTCTTTCTTCATTTGCATTAATTATCCAACCTCATTGTGATAGAGCCATAAGCTGCTGATACAATTCCGCTCCCTGCAATACAGCGTGCGGGCGTTAATGCCAAACATGGCCAGCATATGTAGCGGCTGCTGTATGGTGTACATCACACAAATCAAAGAGAGTTTATATGTTCGAATGGATAGCAAGCCCCGAGGCGTGGGTTGCATTGGCAACGCTAACAGCGTTAGAGATTGTATTGGGGATCGATAATATTATTTTTATTTCGATCCTCGTCGGGCGTTTACCAGAGCATCAGCGTAAGTTTGCACGTAATGTGGGTTTAGGCTTGGCGATGCTGACGCGCTTGGCATTATTGTTCTCACTGGCGTGGATTATGGGGCTGGTCGAGCCATTGTTCAGTGTGTTTGGAGAAGAGATTTCCGGGCGCGATATCATCCTGATTGGCGGCGGTCTGTTCCTGATTGCCAAAGCGACCCATGAAATACATGGCAGTCTGGAGGGAGCCATAGAGTCAGAGCGCAATGTTGCAGCGCACGGCCTGATGGTGGTGTTAATACAAATTGCGATTCTGGATATCGTTTTCTCGCTTGATTCTGTAATCACTGCGGTAGGCTTGGTTAGCCAGGTACCGATTATGGCGCTGGCAATTATTATTGCTGTCGGTGTTATGTTGTTTGCTGCAAAGCCGATCGGCGATTTTGTGGATTCCCACCCAACTATCAAAATCCTCGCGTTGTCATTCCTGGTGATTGTTGGCTTTACGTTGTTGGTGGAAGGTTTCGATGTAAATGTACCGAAAGGCTACATCTACTTTGCGATGGCTTTCTCGCTGGCGGTAGAAATGATCAACATCAAAATGCGCAAGCATCAGGATAAACCGGTGGAGCTGCGTAAAGACTATCCGGGCGACCAGCAGTAGTTGTCCAGCAACTAGTGAGTTGCCCTAAAACAACAAAGCCGATCATTTGATCGGCTTTGTTGTTTTGGATGCAGAAAAGGCTATCGCTTACTGCCCATGCGCTCGCCCATTTTGGTGGGCGTGGTGGCCGCAAAACGGCTATCCCATTGGATTTTATCTTTGGCAAACAGGATGATGGCGGTAGAGCCCAGCTTAAAACGGCCCATTTCATCCCCTTTATTCAGGACGATGTTTTGGTAAGGGTAAAGTGATGTCGCTATCTCGCGGCTGGCAAAAGGTGCTACCTGCCCATCCCAGACAGTTTCGATACCCGCCACAATCATTGCGCCAACCAATACCACGGCCATTGGCCCTATGTCGGTATCAAAAATGGCTACAACCCGCTCATTGCGTGCAAACAGACGCGGTACATTTTCTGCGGTCACGGTATTCACTGAAAAGAGTTCGCCGGGAATGCTGATCATGGTGCGCAATTTACCGCCATAAGGCATGTGCACACGGTGATAATCACGCGGGGATAAATACACAGTGGCGAAATCACCCTCGGCAAATTCAGCCGCGAGCGCTTCATCGCCCCCAAGTAATTCCTGTGCAGTGTAATCCTGCCCTTTAGCCTGGAAGATACGACCATCGATAATCTTGCCTAGCTGGCTGATGGCACCGTCTGCAGGGCTGACGATCGAATCTTGTGTGCTATCGACAGGCCGTGCACCGGGTTTGAGGGCACGGGTGAAGAAATCGTTAAAGCATCCATAGGCGAGCGGGTTTTCTTCAGCGGCAAGGCTCATATCTACGTTGTAGCGTTTTACAAACCAGCTGATAAACGTATTTTTAACGAACTTGTTCGGTGTGCTGGCCAGCCAACCCGCTGCGCGCGACAAGCCATGTTGAGGTACCAGGTGTTGTAAACGGATAAACAATTTTTCATTCATGTATTTTTATATTCCCTGCTGCCAACAGTTGCGGCGAATAGATGGGGCGGCAGTGTAACAAAACTCGGTAAAGCTTTGGTGCAGCATGGGAGTCTTCTTTCCGGCTGTGGTATCTTCCCGCTGGCCGCGATGTTGCGGACATCACAGTGCGCTCGGTAGGCAAGCAAAGGGTAGACAATGTCAGAGTGGGTCGATCTGAAGAAGCATACATCTCCATCTCTCTTGGGGGTTGATTTGGGGTTTGATTTCACTGTCGCCCGATCAGCCCGGCGACGCAGTATCAGTATCGAAATTCGTCATGCAAAAGTCGTCATTCGCGCCCCAATGGGCGTCGCACAATCGGTATTGGTTGGCTTTGTACATCAAAAAGCGGCGTGGGTTCGCGCCAAGATCAACGAACAGCAGCACCTGCTTGCGGCACTGCCGCAGGCGCGTACTTACGCACAGGGCAGTCAACTTCCTTTTATGGACGAAATCCTGACATTAACTATAGGTCGTGGTACGCGTGCAGCGGTTGCGCGGGTCGATCATCAATTGCATCTCTTGCTCTCATCCCGCTCGCGTTTAGGTGACGAGGCCCAGATTCGCCAGTTGTTAGAGCGTTGGTATCAACAGCAGGCGCTTGCGCTGCTTACGCGTAAAACACAGGCGCTTTGTGCACAGCTGGGTTTGAATTGTACGCAAGTCAGTGTACGGGCGACCCGCTCAAAATGGGGTCATTGCACCAGTCGCGGGGCGATCCAATACAACTGGAATATACTGCTGGCTCCTGAGGCTATAGTCGATTATCTTGTCGCCCACGAAGTTAGCCATCTGCGCCACCAGAACCACAGCGCCGATTTCTGGGCATTGGTTGCCAGCATATGCCCAACCTTCAAGGCCGACCGTGCCTGGCTTAAAGCCGAAGGTGCCCATCTCTGTTTATAAACCTCAAAGGCGTTTTAACATGAATGACACAGTCACAATCGAACCGCTTGGCGATGATCCCGCTGAAAACCTTGACCGCTTTATTGTAGAGGCGATGGAGTTGGGATGTGTGTGGGGGCTGGAGGGGCCGGATGGTTGGGCATTGAGTGCATCGGAAGATCATGATGAAGTCGATGTTATGCCGTTTTGGTCGCAGGAAAGTTTTGCCCGCGCGCATTGTGTAGATGACTGGAAAAGCTATCGTCCGGTTGCCGTTGATTTGATGGAGTTTCTCGAAGAATGGCTGCCCGGTATGCACGATGATGTACTGTTAGTTGGTATCAACTGGAATGAAGATCTGGAGGGAGAAGAAATCGAACCCTTGGATCTGCTGGAAGAGTTCGAAATGGAGATGGGGGAATAACCGGGAGCGCTAGTAGAAACCGCGCTCCTGAAAGTGGTTAAGTTCCTCATCGTCATCGCCGAATAAATGCAGATGCAATATGTCAACCTCATAGCGCTTGGCGTAATCATTCAGCATTTTCAAACTGACCATGCTTGGCGTCATGCTGTACCAATAATGGGTTGAATCATCGTGGACTGCCAACACAAACTCCAATGCGCCAGGTACCATCTTGCGGGTCAGATGGCTGAAAATTTTGCGCTGTAGCTGGAGCACTGAAAAGTTAAAGTCCGCGCACAGTCGCATCAATTGCGGGTACTGACTTTCACGCCGGTCTTGTATACGAATATCGCGGCTGGCGAATAATTCGTCCGGGTCGATCAGTAGCTTGTGCGGGGGGCGTTGCATAGGGATATATTCAGTTGGCATTTTTGTAGAGTAACTTTCGCTAAACATTTTACCGGTACAGGGAGCGAGTACTAAAGATCAATAGTCAGTAAAAAGAGTGCGGATTAGATCACATAAGTGTGAATTTACGAGTGTCTGGGATCACAATTTTACTGTTGAATAGGGCGTCAAAATGACTTTTGTTTTAAATAATCAATTACGTGGCCTGTTGTTATTCTTTATCGGTCTTATATTGGCCGGTTGTTCAAACTTACAACCAAAATTGGAGCAGCCCACAGTGAAAGTGGCAGGGTTGCAATTACTGCCTGCGCAAGGATTTAGCCAGCCGATAGAAGTTAGTTTGCTGATTGCCAATCCCAATGATCGCGATTTGCATCTGCGTGGCATGTCGTACACCATCGGTATTGAAAATTTTGATGTGCTCAGCGGTGTGAGTGATCAATTGCCTACGCTTATGGCCTATCAGGAAACACCAGTGAAAGTCGTTGTGTCAGCGAACGTATTGCAACTGGTGCGGTTGATTGAACATTTTGGCCGCAATGGTGTGAAAGAAAATGTGAATTATAATTTTTCGGCCAAATTGGATTTCAGTGCGTGGCTCCCCGCATTGCGTATTAACGAGGCCGGCAAAATTCCACTTGCCGCCAAAAAACGATAATCGGACAACATCGTTTTCAACACAAAAATAGCGTTGTTTAAATATCTGTATCTTCAGGATCTTCAATGAGTGACGAAATAACCTTGGCTGATGCCGATGAGCGCATCGCGCTTAAAGATTACACCGAGAAAGCCTATCTCGATTATTCCATGTACGTAATTCTCGATCGCGCCCTTCCGCATATTGGTGACGGTCTCAAACCTGTGCAACGTCGTATCGTGTATGCGATGAGCGAACTGGGTTTAAAAGCCAGCGCCAAATATAAAAAATCCGCGCGTACTGTTGGTGATGTCATTGGTAAATTCCATCCGCATGGCGATTCCGCTTCCTACGAAGCCATGGTGTTAATGGCGCAGCCTTTTTCCTATCGCTACACGTTAGTCGATGGTCAGGGTAACTGGGGTTCGCCGGATGATCCAAAGTCGTTCGCGGCCATGCGTTACACCGAATCGCGCCTCACCAAATACAGTGAAGTATTGCTGGAAGAATTAGGGCAGGGCACGGTTGATTGGCAGCCTAACTTCGATGGCACACTGGAAGAACCAATAGTATTACCTGCGCGCGTCCCCAATGTATTGTTGAACGGAACAACCGGTATTGCAGTAGGTATGGCGACGGATATTCCGCCGCACAATTTGCGTGAAGTGGTCAATGCGTGCGTGCATTTGCTCGATAACCCGCAAGCAACTGTGAGCGATTTGTGCCAGCACATTCTTGGCCCCGATATGCCCACCGAAGCAGAAATTATTTCACCGCGCGATGAACTCATCAAAATGTATGAGACCGGGCGCGGCAGCGTGCGTATGCGCGCCGTCTGGCAAAAAGATGAAGAGTCGGGCGATATCATTATCACTGCGCTGCCGCATCAAGTGAGCGGAGCAAAAATTCTGGAACAGATCGCCGCGCAAATGCAGGCGAAAAAATTGCCGATGGTCGCCGACCTGCGCGATGAATCGGATCACGAAAATCCAACCCGTTTGGTCATTGTTCCGCGCTCTAACCGTGTTGATCTCGAACAAGTCATGCAACATTTGTTTGCAACCACAGAGCTTGAGCGCACCTATCGCGTCAACATGAACATGATCGGCATCGACGGTCGTCCAGCGGTTAAAGCGCTCAATAAAATTTTGCATGAGTGGTTAAGCTTCCGCACAGTGACAACGCGCCGCCGCCTGCAATACCGCTTGGAAAAAGTGGAAGAGCGTTTGCTGCGCCTGGCGGCATTAATGATTGTATTCCTCAATGTCGATGAAGTGATTCGTATCATCCGCGAAGAAGAAAATCCAAAACCGGTACTAATGGAGCGTTTCAACTTAATTGAAATGCAAGCGGAATATATTTTAGAAACCAAGTTGCGCCAATTAGCGCGTTTGGAAGAAATGAAAATCCGCGAAGAGCAAGAAGCGCTTATCAAAGAGCGCGATGGCTTGCAAAAAATTCTGGATTCCGCAGTGAAATTAAAAAATCTGGTGCGCAAAGAATTAATCCAGGTTGCCGAGCAATTTGGCGATGATCGTCGCTCGCCCATTGTTGCACGCGCAGAAGCACAAGCACTGACAGAAACTGAGCTATTAAGTGTTGATCCAGTTACCGTTGTCATTTCCGATAAAGGTTGGATTCGCGCTGCAAAAGGCCATGAAATAGACCCTGAAGGTTTAAGTTACAAAGCCGGCGACAGTTTTAAATTTGCGTTGCGCGGCAAGAGCAATCAGCAAGTGATTCTGATCGACTCAACGGGCCGCAGCTATTCATTGCCCGCACACAACTTGCCTTCTGCGCGCGGTCAAGGTGAGCCACTAAGCGGTCGCATTAGCCCACCGAGTGGTGCCACCTTTGAAGGTGCATTGATGGGCACCGATCAGCAGCGCGTGCTATTGGCATCCGATGCGGGTTATGGATTTATCGCC belongs to Cellvibrio sp. pealriver and includes:
- a CDS encoding TerC family protein, with product MFEWIASPEAWVALATLTALEIVLGIDNIIFISILVGRLPEHQRKFARNVGLGLAMLTRLALLFSLAWIMGLVEPLFSVFGEEISGRDIILIGGGLFLIAKATHEIHGSLEGAIESERNVAAHGLMVVLIQIAILDIVFSLDSVITAVGLVSQVPIMALAIIIAVGVMLFAAKPIGDFVDSHPTIKILALSFLVIVGFTLLVEGFDVNVPKGYIYFAMAFSLAVEMINIKMRKHQDKPVELRKDYPGDQQ
- the asd gene encoding archaetidylserine decarboxylase (Phosphatidylserine decarboxylase is synthesized as a single chain precursor. Generation of the pyruvoyl active site from a Ser is coupled to cleavage of a Gly-Ser bond between the larger (beta) and smaller (alpha chains). It is an integral membrane protein.), with the translated sequence MNEKLFIRLQHLVPQHGLSRAAGWLASTPNKFVKNTFISWFVKRYNVDMSLAAEENPLAYGCFNDFFTRALKPGARPVDSTQDSIVSPADGAISQLGKIIDGRIFQAKGQDYTAQELLGGDEALAAEFAEGDFATVYLSPRDYHRVHMPYGGKLRTMISIPGELFSVNTVTAENVPRLFARNERVVAIFDTDIGPMAVVLVGAMIVAGIETVWDGQVAPFASREIATSLYPYQNIVLNKGDEMGRFKLGSTAIILFAKDKIQWDSRFAATTPTKMGERMGSKR
- a CDS encoding M48 family metallopeptidase, translated to MSEWVDLKKHTSPSLLGVDLGFDFTVARSARRRSISIEIRHAKVVIRAPMGVAQSVLVGFVHQKAAWVRAKINEQQHLLAALPQARTYAQGSQLPFMDEILTLTIGRGTRAAVARVDHQLHLLLSSRSRLGDEAQIRQLLERWYQQQALALLTRKTQALCAQLGLNCTQVSVRATRSKWGHCTSRGAIQYNWNILLAPEAIVDYLVAHEVSHLRHQNHSADFWALVASICPTFKADRAWLKAEGAHLCL
- a CDS encoding DUF2750 domain-containing protein, translated to MNDTVTIEPLGDDPAENLDRFIVEAMELGCVWGLEGPDGWALSASEDHDEVDVMPFWSQESFARAHCVDDWKSYRPVAVDLMEFLEEWLPGMHDDVLLVGINWNEDLEGEEIEPLDLLEEFEMEMGE
- a CDS encoding LEA type 2 family protein, which gives rise to MTFVLNNQLRGLLLFFIGLILAGCSNLQPKLEQPTVKVAGLQLLPAQGFSQPIEVSLLIANPNDRDLHLRGMSYTIGIENFDVLSGVSDQLPTLMAYQETPVKVVVSANVLQLVRLIEHFGRNGVKENVNYNFSAKLDFSAWLPALRINEAGKIPLAAKKR
- the parC gene encoding DNA topoisomerase IV subunit A, encoding MSDEITLADADERIALKDYTEKAYLDYSMYVILDRALPHIGDGLKPVQRRIVYAMSELGLKASAKYKKSARTVGDVIGKFHPHGDSASYEAMVLMAQPFSYRYTLVDGQGNWGSPDDPKSFAAMRYTESRLTKYSEVLLEELGQGTVDWQPNFDGTLEEPIVLPARVPNVLLNGTTGIAVGMATDIPPHNLREVVNACVHLLDNPQATVSDLCQHILGPDMPTEAEIISPRDELIKMYETGRGSVRMRAVWQKDEESGDIIITALPHQVSGAKILEQIAAQMQAKKLPMVADLRDESDHENPTRLVIVPRSNRVDLEQVMQHLFATTELERTYRVNMNMIGIDGRPAVKALNKILHEWLSFRTVTTRRRLQYRLEKVEERLLRLAALMIVFLNVDEVIRIIREEENPKPVLMERFNLIEMQAEYILETKLRQLARLEEMKIREEQEALIKERDGLQKILDSAVKLKNLVRKELIQVAEQFGDDRRSPIVARAEAQALTETELLSVDPVTVVISDKGWIRAAKGHEIDPEGLSYKAGDSFKFALRGKSNQQVILIDSTGRSYSLPAHNLPSARGQGEPLSGRISPPSGATFEGALMGTDQQRVLLASDAGYGFIAKLEDLISKNKAGKALLTLPEAAQVLPPQLIDNPEQSLLAAVSNDGRLLVFPVTELPELARGKGNKIMNIPSARAAAREEFVVSVNIVGAGQTLTLHSGKRHITLKMSDLEHYKGERGRRGNKLPRGFQKVDKAEVTDK